A single window of Neisseria chenwenguii DNA harbors:
- the ybeY gene encoding rRNA maturation RNase YbeY gives MKRAKHYPFLKLQQQRFHLHFENASSIAAVPSEKDFYRWIWQAVKTAHRRADISLILLDEDEARAYNRDYRGKDYATNVLSFALDEGETLPEQVSDGLSGDLIVCPQVVAKEAAEQGKTAAQHFAHLAVHGTLHLMGYDHIEDAEAEEMEALEIRILAELGFPNPYQDDV, from the coding sequence ATGAAACGCGCCAAACACTATCCTTTTTTAAAGCTGCAACAGCAGCGTTTCCACCTTCATTTTGAAAACGCCTCAAGCATCGCGGCCGTGCCGTCTGAAAAAGATTTCTACCGCTGGATCTGGCAGGCGGTCAAAACCGCGCACCGCCGTGCCGACATCAGCCTGATTCTGCTCGACGAAGACGAAGCCCGCGCCTACAACCGTGATTACCGCGGCAAAGATTACGCCACCAATGTTTTGAGTTTTGCGCTCGACGAGGGCGAAACCCTGCCAGAGCAAGTTTCAGACGGCCTTAGCGGCGATTTGATTGTCTGCCCGCAGGTCGTCGCCAAAGAAGCCGCCGAACAGGGTAAAACCGCCGCGCAGCATTTCGCCCACCTCGCCGTCCACGGCACGCTGCATCTGATGGGTTACGACCATATCGAAGATGCCGAAGCCGAAGAAATGGAAGCGCTGGAAATCCGCATTCTGGCCGAACTGGGCTTTCCGAATCCGTATCAGGACGACGTTTAA